The proteins below are encoded in one region of Apium graveolens cultivar Ventura chromosome 4, ASM990537v1, whole genome shotgun sequence:
- the LOC141717383 gene encoding myosin-12-like has protein sequence MAKGWEELKKIDLRSAATQEEITELRKRADEFLCMFNEVQNESKDRLKEIEESQLKLAQLQTTLERLELNVFNLESENQVLRQRHRTSPTTLFGRMAQGFRASLM, from the exons ATGGCAAAAGGATGGGAGGAGCTGAAGAAAATAGACCTAAGGTCAGCTGCAACACAG GAAGAGATAACAGAGTTGAGAAAGAGAGCTGATGAGTTTCTGTGCATGTTTAATGAAGTTCAAAATGAGAGCAAAGATAGACTTAAAGAAATAGAGGAATCCCAGTTGAAACTGGCACAACTACAGACTACCCTTGAAAG GCTAGAACTGAATGTGTTCAACCTCGAATCTGAGAACCAGGTTCTTCGTCAGCGTCATCGAACTTCTCCTACAACCCTGTTTGGCAGAATGGCACAA GGTTTTCGTGCATCTTTAATGTGA